The genomic window ACCGCGGGCACAAATCCTTTTGCCATGATCTCTGCTGGGGGCTAGGGGATAAGCTAGAGCATCTTCTAATTTAATCGTTCTTGTCACCCCTGCCACTCAAGGCGAATGTTCACTACCTCTTAACCCATTACTCAGCCAAACCGTCTGTATGTTTGGCTACGCTTTTAGATGCGCTTACCCTGCGCCATTAGCAACCTTGAGTACGATTTGCTCACAGTATTACAAAACAAAGCTGAAGCGCTGAAAGCATATGAGACTTATATACAAGACGCGCAACAAATGGGATCTCAGCCTTGTGCAGAACTCTTCCAGAAGTTGCAACAAGAAGATATGAAGCACGCGCAGGAAATCCGCCAGCATCTTCAGGAAGTGATGCAAAAAGGCAAAATGTAGCCGACATCAGGTGAGGCGATTAAATTAGTTTTTTAGGGTGGGCAATGCCTACCCTACTTACTGTATGCTAAGTGTCATAAATCGCTTCACGCGCTATGACATCAACCACGTTATTAATATTTGCTGCGGCTGGAATATTTTCCGGAATACTCGCGGGATTTTTAGGAATTGGCGGTGGCACGGTTCTTGTACCATTATTAGTAGCATTAGGTTACAAGCCAGTTGAAGCCGTTGCTACCAGCAGCCTAGCAATTTTAATCACCGCAATTTCTGGCAGTGTCCAGAATTGGCGCATGGGGCTATTCAGCTTTAATCGAGTAATTGCCATCGGATTTCCCGCTATAGTGACAGCCCAAATTGGGGCATATTTAGCAACTCGTTTTCGCCCTTATTTGCTCTTAGCATCTTTTGGATTATTGCTACTTTTAAATATATATTTAGTTGAACTACGAAAACAACTGACAGCAAAAAAGAAGTTGGAAGAAGAGCAGGGAATAGACGCAGAAGCGCAGCAACTTAAGACT from Funiculus sociatus GB2-C1 includes these protein-coding regions:
- a CDS encoding sulfite exporter TauE/SafE family protein, encoding MTSTTLLIFAAAGIFSGILAGFLGIGGGTVLVPLLVALGYKPVEAVATSSLAILITAISGSVQNWRMGLFSFNRVIAIGFPAIVTAQIGAYLATRFRPYLLLASFGLLLLLNIYLVELRKQLTAKKKLEEEQGIDAEAQQLKTQHSNIFFNPNIARIFTGSTAGILAGLFGVGGGVIMVPLQILLLGETIKVAIQTSLGVIVITAISACVGHALRGNVLFTEGFLLGAGGFLGAQISTRFLPKLPDEVVSLAFRTLLGILSIYVFWQAWQSYNS